A portion of the Cherax quadricarinatus isolate ZL_2023a chromosome 21, ASM3850222v1, whole genome shotgun sequence genome contains these proteins:
- the LOC138853059 gene encoding eukaryotic translation initiation factor 3 subunit A-like translates to MGGSREQTKKTTSKPECTGRGDIESKLYTTCANKYRLQYNAAENEQRPVEMCEHDDRHSPQCEHDDRHSPQCELDVGHSPQCEHDGRHSPQCEYDDRHSPQCEHDDRHSLQCEHDDRHSPQCEHDDRHSPQCEHDDRHSLQCEQENRHSSQCEHGGRHSPKCEHDDRHSPQCELDCEHDDRPSLQCEHDDRYSPQCEHDNRHSPRCEDDDRHSPRCEDDDRHSPKCEHDDRLSPQCEYDDRHYPQCEHDDRHSPQCEHDGRHSPQCEHDDRHSPQCEHDNRHSPQCEHDDRHSPQCEHDDRHSLQCEYDDRHSPQCEHDDRHSPQCEHDDRHSLQCEQENRHSSQCEHGGRHSPKCEHDDRHFAQSEHDDKHSHQCGYDDRHSPQCELGVGHSPQCEHDGRHSPQCEYDDRHSPQCEHDDRHSLQCEHDDRHFPQCEHDDRHTP, encoded by the exons ATGGGCGGCAGCAGAGAACAGACAAAGAAAACAACATCCAAGCCAGAATGCACAGGAAGGggagatatagagagcaaactgtataccacctgtgcaaataaatacaggctgcagtataatgcagctgagaatgaacaaagacctgttgaaaTG tgtgaacatgatgacagacactcacctcagtgtgaacatgatgacagacactcccctcagtgtgaacTTGATGTCGGACACTCGCCTCAGTGTGAACACGATGGCcgacactcccctcagtgtgaatatgatgacagacactcccctcagtgtgaacACGATGACCGACACTCCcttcagtgtgaacatgatgacagacactcccctcagtgtgaacatgatgacagacactcacctcagtgtgaacatgatgacagacactccctTCAGTGTGAACAGGAGAAccgacactcctctcagtgtgaaCATGGTGGCAGACACTCCCCtaagtgtgaacatgatgacagacactcccctcagtgtgaacTTGAT tgtgaacatgatgacagaccctcccttcagtgtgaacatgatgacagatactcccctcagtgtgaacatgatAACAGACACTCACCTCGGTGTGAAGATGATGACAGACACTCACCTCGGTGTGAAGATGATGACAGACACTCACCtaagtgtgaacatgatgacaggcTCTCCCCTCAGTGTGAATATGATGACAGACACTAccctcagtgtgaacatgatgacagacactcccctcagtgtgaacatgatggcagacactcccctcagtgtgaacatgatgacagacactcccctcagtgtgaacatgatAACAGACACTCGcctcagtgtgaacatgatgacagacactcccctcagtgtgaacatgatgacagacactccctTCAGTGTGAAtatgatgacagacactcccctcagtgtgaacatgatgacagacactcacctcagtgtgaacatgatgacagacactccctTCAGTGTGAACAGGAGAAccgacactcctctcagtgtgaaCATGGTGGCAGACACTCCCCtaagtgtgaacatgatgacagacacttcgctcagagtgaacatgatgataAACACTCCCATCAGTGTGGATACGATGACAGACACTCCCCTCAATGTGAACTTGGTGTCGGACACTCGCCTCAGTGTGAACACGATGGACGACATTCCCCTCAGTGTGAAtatgatgacagacactcccctcagtgtgaacACGATGACCGACACTCCcttcagtgtgaacatgatgacagacacttccctcagtgtgaacatgatgacagacacaCCCCTTAG